A window from Salvia miltiorrhiza cultivar Shanhuang (shh) chromosome 2, IMPLAD_Smil_shh, whole genome shotgun sequence encodes these proteins:
- the LOC131009225 gene encoding histone-lysine N-methyltransferase ATXR2 isoform X1, producing MEASSCPIDAQFSEKISILLSPPPLPQVQEYFEELVSERKCNGIKVKLDGEHGKGVYSEVDFREDDLILKDQILVGAQHSSNKVNCMVCSFCFQFIGSIELQIGRKLYLEELGISADGECGSSGGMECSSSSEKTRLSHTTIQSLMDGCLRLPYSENFPLPPVFPCLGGCKEAYYCSKSCAQADWDSFHSLLCIGHGSSSPNREALLKFMKHADETNDIFIPAAKVISSTILRYRKLKAARVEQQGKHVTSDPHDNCIFPLLLEAWKPVSMGFKRRWWDCIALPDDVDSCDEVDFRMQIKDLAFESLQLLKEAIYNRECAPLFSLDIYGHIIGMFELNNLDLVVASPVEDYFLYIDDLPLSQKEEAEKTTKPFLDALGEDYSVSCEGTAFFPLQSCMNHSCIPNAKAFKREEDRDGRATILALRPISKEEEITISYIDEDLPYEERQLLLADYGFTCKCPRCVEEAP from the exons ATGGAGGCTTCAAGCTGCCCAATCGACGCCCAATTTTCCGAAAAAATCTCGATTCTTCTCAGCCCTCCGCCGCTCCCACAAGTTCAG GAATACTTTGAAGAGCTTGTTTCTGAAAGGAAATGTAATGGAATCAAAGTGAAATTAGATGGAGAGCATGGAAAAG GGGTTTATAGCGAGGTAGATTTTCGAGAAGATGACCTAATTTTGAAGGATCAAATACTTGTTGGTGCCCAACATTCATCTAATAAG GTCAATTGTATGGTGTGTAGTTTCTGCTTCCAATTCATTGGCTCGATAGAGCTTCAAATTGGGAGGAAGTTATATTTGGAAGAGTTAGGGATCTCTGCAGATGGAGAATGTGGGTCTTCTGGTGGAATGGAATGTAGTAGTTCGTCTGAGAAAACTCGTCTGTCGCATACTACTATCCAGTCATTGATGGATGGGTGCTTGCGGCTGCCATATTCAGAGAACTTCCCTCTGCCTCCAGTTTTTCCTTGCCTGGGAGGATGCAAAGAAGCTTATTATTGCAG CAAATCTTGTGCGCAAGCTGACTGGGACTCGTTCCACTCTTTACTCTGCATTGGGCATGGATCATCATCTCCTAATAGAGAAGCGCTTTTGAAATTCATGAAGCATGCTGATG AGACAAATGATATCTTCATCCCTGCTGCCAAG GTAATTTCCTCCACCATTTTGAGATACCGAAAGTTGAAAGCAGCTCGTGTTGAACAGCAGGGGAAGCACGTTACGTCAGATCCGCACGACAATTGCATATTCCCTTTGCTATTAGAGGCTTGGAAGCCAGTGTCGATGGGATTCAAGAGAAG GTGGTGGGACTGCATTGCTCTGCCAGACGATGTTGATTCTTGTGATGAAGTCGACTTCAGAATGCAAATAAAGGACTTAGCATTTGAG TCGTTGCAGCTGCTGAAGGAAGCCATCTACAACAGGGAATGTGCACCGT TATTTTCCCTCGACATCTATGGTCATATTATTGGCATGTTTGAGCTGAATAACCT TGATTTGGTTGTAGCATCCCCAGTCGAGGATTACTTTTTGTACATCGATGATCTTCCTCTCTCCCAAAAG GAAGAAGCTGAGAAGACTACAAAACCTTTCCTTGATGCTCTTGGCGAGGACTATTCTGTTTCATGCGAAG GTACTGCATTTTTCCCTTTGCAGAGTTGTATGAATCATTCATGTATCCCTAATGCCAAAGCATTTAAGCGCGAAGAG GATAGGGACGGTAGAGCTACTATACTTGCTCTTCGACCTATTTCAAAGGAGGAAGAG ATAACTATATCGTACATCGATGAAGATCTTCCCTACGAAGAAAGGCAACTACTACTCGCTGACTACGGCTTCACATGTAAATGCCCCAGATGTGTAGAGGAAGCACCGTAA
- the LOC131009225 gene encoding histone-lysine N-methyltransferase ATXR2 isoform X2 has translation MESMEKILMYVMVEWCDAVVKITVGVYSEVDFREDDLILKDQILVGAQHSSNKVNCMVCSFCFQFIGSIELQIGRKLYLEELGISADGECGSSGGMECSSSSEKTRLSHTTIQSLMDGCLRLPYSENFPLPPVFPCLGGCKEAYYCSKSCAQADWDSFHSLLCIGHGSSSPNREALLKFMKHADETNDIFIPAAKVISSTILRYRKLKAARVEQQGKHVTSDPHDNCIFPLLLEAWKPVSMGFKRRWWDCIALPDDVDSCDEVDFRMQIKDLAFESLQLLKEAIYNRECAPLFSLDIYGHIIGMFELNNLDLVVASPVEDYFLYIDDLPLSQKEEAEKTTKPFLDALGEDYSVSCEGTAFFPLQSCMNHSCIPNAKAFKREEDRDGRATILALRPISKEEEITISYIDEDLPYEERQLLLADYGFTCKCPRCVEEAP, from the exons ATGGAGAGCATGGAAAAG ATTTTGATGTATGTGATGGTGGAATGGTGTGATGCTGTGGTGAAAATAACTGTAGGGGTTTATAGCGAGGTAGATTTTCGAGAAGATGACCTAATTTTGAAGGATCAAATACTTGTTGGTGCCCAACATTCATCTAATAAG GTCAATTGTATGGTGTGTAGTTTCTGCTTCCAATTCATTGGCTCGATAGAGCTTCAAATTGGGAGGAAGTTATATTTGGAAGAGTTAGGGATCTCTGCAGATGGAGAATGTGGGTCTTCTGGTGGAATGGAATGTAGTAGTTCGTCTGAGAAAACTCGTCTGTCGCATACTACTATCCAGTCATTGATGGATGGGTGCTTGCGGCTGCCATATTCAGAGAACTTCCCTCTGCCTCCAGTTTTTCCTTGCCTGGGAGGATGCAAAGAAGCTTATTATTGCAG CAAATCTTGTGCGCAAGCTGACTGGGACTCGTTCCACTCTTTACTCTGCATTGGGCATGGATCATCATCTCCTAATAGAGAAGCGCTTTTGAAATTCATGAAGCATGCTGATG AGACAAATGATATCTTCATCCCTGCTGCCAAG GTAATTTCCTCCACCATTTTGAGATACCGAAAGTTGAAAGCAGCTCGTGTTGAACAGCAGGGGAAGCACGTTACGTCAGATCCGCACGACAATTGCATATTCCCTTTGCTATTAGAGGCTTGGAAGCCAGTGTCGATGGGATTCAAGAGAAG GTGGTGGGACTGCATTGCTCTGCCAGACGATGTTGATTCTTGTGATGAAGTCGACTTCAGAATGCAAATAAAGGACTTAGCATTTGAG TCGTTGCAGCTGCTGAAGGAAGCCATCTACAACAGGGAATGTGCACCGT TATTTTCCCTCGACATCTATGGTCATATTATTGGCATGTTTGAGCTGAATAACCT TGATTTGGTTGTAGCATCCCCAGTCGAGGATTACTTTTTGTACATCGATGATCTTCCTCTCTCCCAAAAG GAAGAAGCTGAGAAGACTACAAAACCTTTCCTTGATGCTCTTGGCGAGGACTATTCTGTTTCATGCGAAG GTACTGCATTTTTCCCTTTGCAGAGTTGTATGAATCATTCATGTATCCCTAATGCCAAAGCATTTAAGCGCGAAGAG GATAGGGACGGTAGAGCTACTATACTTGCTCTTCGACCTATTTCAAAGGAGGAAGAG ATAACTATATCGTACATCGATGAAGATCTTCCCTACGAAGAAAGGCAACTACTACTCGCTGACTACGGCTTCACATGTAAATGCCCCAGATGTGTAGAGGAAGCACCGTAA
- the LOC131009237 gene encoding zinc finger CCCH domain-containing protein 13 isoform X1, producing the protein MILEGFSFCKSSWYIFIYLYTKSLYFYGSYGICKKALKLFIIMLLICSSNGKQEFRGGGDLRERLDRIRSPLRSSPDRRDAKERHTSHGDSPRSLGKRIDRNTRKRRHLDGHSDYSGRMSDGTEDQIKDRRLASSEAKMQIDAQLREIHSEIKLLEDDKQQLEIYLEDKVKEADSLTFKIHELEMQLSKEKEEGKRFTTKIKKFIKAHNRHLRLQDELKRSQAQFQKLGEQLDSDVGEGNDDDPKIKALSDDVNGGFTSPLNEGQLDSSPRRKRSRVSLEAQEASHQVGGRTEVGKIRVEKPLRSSRNHEHFSNSKKPEADDDMYNSRGLSANEEKSRRGSYLPADTDSTDKYKATETGIILPSTGIAANASDEDVEVAETDERFHVAVGHSNGSNGSEDAFKTSRLPFLPPPPPIPQNAYMQYKGDDETVDVDGVDEETVEVDIV; encoded by the exons ATGATCCTTGAAGGATTTTCATTCTGTAAAAGCTCTTGGTATATCTTTATCTATCTTTACACAAAGAGCCTTTATTTCTATGGCTCATATGGAATCTGCAAGAAGGCACTAAAACTTTTCATTATTATGTTACTCATTTGTTCTAGTAATG GAAAGCAGGAGTTTCGGGGCGGTGGTGACTTGCGAGAAAGGCTCGACAGGATCCGTTCTCCATTGCGCAGCTCACCAGATAGACGAGACGCCAAAGAAAGACACACCTCTCATG GAGATAGTCCTCGCTCTCTTGGGAAAAGGAT TGACAGAAATACAAGAAAGAGAAGGCATTTGGATGGCCATAGTGATTACTCCGGCAGGATGTCGGATGGGACTGAAGATCAAATCAAAGATAGAAGACTGGCATCCTCTGAAGCCAAAATGCAAATTGATGCGCAG CTGAGAGAAATACACTCTGAAATTAAGCTGCTGGAGGATGACAAGCAACAGCTAGAG ATTTACCTAGAGGATAAGGTTAAGGAAGCCGATTCATTAACTTTCAAAATTCATGAACTTGAGATGCAACTTTCTAAAGAGAAAGAAGAGGGGAAAAG GTTCACTACAAAGATAAAGAAGTTCATTAAAGCACATAACCGTCACTTGCGGTTACAAGACGAACTGAAGAG ATCACAGGCTCAGTTTCAGAAGTTGGGCGAGCAGCTTGACTCAGATGTTGGAGAAGGGAACGACGATGATCCAAAAATCAAAGCCTTGAGTGATGACGTAAATGGTGGTTTTACGAGCCCATTGAATGAGGGACAGCTGGATTCTTCCCCACGCAGGAAGAGGTCACGTGTTTCCCTCGAAGCTCAGGAGGCATCACATCAAG TTGGGGGAAGAACTGAGGTGGGAAAAATTAGGGTTGAAAAGCCTCTTCGATCATCCAGGAATCACGAGCATTTTAGCAATAGCAAGAAACCAGAAGCAGATGATGATATGTATAATAGTCGTGGGCTGTCAGCAAATGAAGAGAAGTCCAGGAGAGGCTCATACCTGCCCGCTGATACCGATTCTACTGACAAG TACAAGGCAACGGAGACGGGCATTATACTGCCCTCAACTGGTATAGCTGCAAATGCAAGTGATGAAGATGTCGAGGTTGCTGAAACAGATGAGAGGTTTCATGTTGCTGTTGGTCACTCGAACGGATCTAATGGATCGGAAGATGCATTCAAGACCTCCCGCTTACCATTTCTGCCGCCCCCACCTCCTATCCCTCAGAATGCTTATATGCAG TACAAAGGCGATGATGAGACTGTCGATGTCGACGGAGTAGATGAGGAGACAGTCGAAGTGGATATCGTTTGA
- the LOC131009237 gene encoding zinc finger CCCH domain-containing protein 13 isoform X2, producing MVERKLYKTKLCLLYQRGRCSRQFCNFAHGDAELRRSFNGKQEFRGGGDLRERLDRIRSPLRSSPDRRDAKERHTSHGDSPRSLGKRIDRNTRKRRHLDGHSDYSGRMSDGTEDQIKDRRLASSEAKMQIDAQLREIHSEIKLLEDDKQQLEIYLEDKVKEADSLTFKIHELEMQLSKEKEEGKRFTTKIKKFIKAHNRHLRLQDELKRSQAQFQKLGEQLDSDVGEGNDDDPKIKALSDDVNGGFTSPLNEGQLDSSPRRKRSRVSLEAQEASHQVGGRTEVGKIRVEKPLRSSRNHEHFSNSKKPEADDDMYNSRGLSANEEKSRRGSYLPADTDSTDKYKATETGIILPSTGIAANASDEDVEVAETDERFHVAVGHSNGSNGSEDAFKTSRLPFLPPPPPIPQNAYMQYKGDDETVDVDGVDEETVEVDIV from the exons ATGGTAGAGAGGAAACTGTACAAGACTAAGCTATGTCTGCTGTACCAAAGGGGCCGCTGCTCTCGCCAGTTCTGCAACTTCGCCCATGGCGACGCCGAGCTCCGCCGCTCTTTTAATG GAAAGCAGGAGTTTCGGGGCGGTGGTGACTTGCGAGAAAGGCTCGACAGGATCCGTTCTCCATTGCGCAGCTCACCAGATAGACGAGACGCCAAAGAAAGACACACCTCTCATG GAGATAGTCCTCGCTCTCTTGGGAAAAGGAT TGACAGAAATACAAGAAAGAGAAGGCATTTGGATGGCCATAGTGATTACTCCGGCAGGATGTCGGATGGGACTGAAGATCAAATCAAAGATAGAAGACTGGCATCCTCTGAAGCCAAAATGCAAATTGATGCGCAG CTGAGAGAAATACACTCTGAAATTAAGCTGCTGGAGGATGACAAGCAACAGCTAGAG ATTTACCTAGAGGATAAGGTTAAGGAAGCCGATTCATTAACTTTCAAAATTCATGAACTTGAGATGCAACTTTCTAAAGAGAAAGAAGAGGGGAAAAG GTTCACTACAAAGATAAAGAAGTTCATTAAAGCACATAACCGTCACTTGCGGTTACAAGACGAACTGAAGAG ATCACAGGCTCAGTTTCAGAAGTTGGGCGAGCAGCTTGACTCAGATGTTGGAGAAGGGAACGACGATGATCCAAAAATCAAAGCCTTGAGTGATGACGTAAATGGTGGTTTTACGAGCCCATTGAATGAGGGACAGCTGGATTCTTCCCCACGCAGGAAGAGGTCACGTGTTTCCCTCGAAGCTCAGGAGGCATCACATCAAG TTGGGGGAAGAACTGAGGTGGGAAAAATTAGGGTTGAAAAGCCTCTTCGATCATCCAGGAATCACGAGCATTTTAGCAATAGCAAGAAACCAGAAGCAGATGATGATATGTATAATAGTCGTGGGCTGTCAGCAAATGAAGAGAAGTCCAGGAGAGGCTCATACCTGCCCGCTGATACCGATTCTACTGACAAG TACAAGGCAACGGAGACGGGCATTATACTGCCCTCAACTGGTATAGCTGCAAATGCAAGTGATGAAGATGTCGAGGTTGCTGAAACAGATGAGAGGTTTCATGTTGCTGTTGGTCACTCGAACGGATCTAATGGATCGGAAGATGCATTCAAGACCTCCCGCTTACCATTTCTGCCGCCCCCACCTCCTATCCCTCAGAATGCTTATATGCAG TACAAAGGCGATGATGAGACTGTCGATGTCGACGGAGTAGATGAGGAGACAGTCGAAGTGGATATCGTTTGA
- the LOC131009263 gene encoding peroxidase 3, which produces MAKFGIFAIATTLLLLELLAVATHADLEANFYAKSCPKAEKIVQDYVYKHIPNAPSLAAALIRMHFHDCFVRGCDASVLLNTTASTGNQTERVAIPNQTLRGFGFIDGVKALLEAECPGVVSCADVIALVARDSVVATGGPFWNVPTGRRDGVISNASEALAQIPAPTSNFTTLQTDFANKGLDLKDLVLLSGAHTIGISHCTSFDTRLYNFTGVGDQDPALDSEYAANLKANKCKFINSTVIVEMDPGSFRTFDLSYYKLVLKRRGLFQSDAALLTDSRTKSFITQILDGSLNNFYQEFASSMEKMGRVGVKTGSVGEIRTHCAVVNS; this is translated from the exons ATGGCGAAATTCGGCATTTTCGCAATCGCAACGACGTTGTTGCTGCTAGAGCTACTCGCGGTCGCTACTCATGCCGATCTGGAGGCGAATTTCTACGCGAAATCGTGCCCGAAGGCCGAGAAAATCGTGCAAGATTACGTCTACAAGCACATCCCGAATGCCCCTTCTCTTGCGGCCGCCCTTATTAGAATGCATTTCCACGATTGCTTCGTGAGG GGATGTGATGCGTCAGTGCTGCTTAACACGACTGCGAGCACGGGGAACCAAACGGAGAGAGTTGCGATTCCGAACCAGACGCTCCGGGGATTCGGCTTCATCGACGGGGTGAAGGCCCTGCTCGAGGCCGAATGCCCCGGCGTAGTCTCTTGCGCTGATGTCATCGCGTTGGTCGCAAGAGACTCCGTGGTGGCCACG GGAGGTCCCTTCTGGAATGTTCCAACAGGGCGTAGAGATGGAGTGATATCAAATGCTTCGGAAGCATTGGCACAAATTCCAGCCCCAACTAGCAACTTTACCACTCTCCAAACCGATTTTGCTAACAAGGGCCTCGATCTCAAGGACCTCGTCTTGTTGTCGG GTGCTCATACGATTGGCATTTCCCATTGCACCTCCTTCGACACTCGCTTGTACAATTTCACGGGTGTCGGGGATCAGGATCCGGCCCTAGATAGCGAGTACGCTGCAAATTTGAAAGCCAACAAGTGCAAGTTCATCAACTCGACCGTTATAGTCGAGATGGACCCGGGAAGTTTCCGGACGTTTGACCTTAGTTACTATAAGCTTGTGCTCAAGCGGAGAGGTTTGTTCCAATCCGATGCGGCATTGTTGACGGATTCACGAACGAAATCGTTTATCACTCAAATTTTGGATGGATCTCTCAATAATTTCTATCAAGAATTCGCCTCGTCCATGGAGAAAATGGGCAGAGTCGGAGTTAAGACCGGAAGTGTTGGCGAGATTCGAACTCATTGTGCCGTTGTCAATTCTTGA
- the LOC131009265 gene encoding peroxidase 27-like — MAISKLILLCFLVFVSLEANAQNLKANFYSKTCPNLGAIVNRTTAKLIARAPSLAPALLRMHFHDCFVRGCDGSILINSTANNTAEKDAFPNQSLRGFQIIDAVKIEVEKQCPGVVSCADILALVARDAVLQIKGPFWSVPLGRRDGTVSLLNDAFANLPPPNFNISQLISSFAAKGLSVKDLVVLSGGHTIGISHCPSIASRIYNFTGRNDADPSMDPNYVAALKRRCPVGDTTSIIQIDPGSSQEFDVDYFTIVRQRRGLFETDAALLNNNVTNAYVQQHSTTAGSSSFFKDFATSMVKMGKIGVLTGNAGQIRRICSAIN; from the exons ATGGCAATTTCAAAGCTTATTTTGCTTTGCTTTCTAGTCTTTGTTTCTTTGGAGGCTAATGCACAAAACCTCAAAGCCAATTTCTACTCGAAGACGTGTCCTAATTTAGGAGCCATTGTTAACCGGACAACTGCAAAGTTGATTGCTCGTGCACCATCGCTTGCGCCGGCGCTCTTGAGAATGCACTTTCACGACTGTTTCGTCAGG GGTTGTGATGGATCCATACTAATAAACTCAACGGCGAATAACACAGCAGAAAAAGATGCATTCCCGAACCAGAGTCTTCGAGGGTTCCAAATAATCGATGCCGTAAAAATTGAAGTAGAAAAACAGTGCCCTGGAGTAGTATCGTGTGCCGATATTCTGGCTCTAGTTGCTAGAGATGCAGTTTTACaa aTTAAGGGACCATTTTGGTCAGTTCCCTTGGGACGAAGAGATGGAACTGTGTCACTTTTGAATGATGCTTTTGCTAATTTGCCACCTCCAAATTTCAATATTAGTCAATTGATTTCATCATTTGCTGCAAAGGGTTTGAGTGTGAAGGATCTTGTTGTTTTGTCAG GAGGGCACACAATCGGCATCTCGCACTGCCCCAGCATCGCCAGCCGCATCTACAACTTCACGGGCAGGAACGATGCGGACCCCAGCATGGACCCTAACTACGTGGCCGCTCTGAAGAGGAGATGCCCCGTTGGAGACACGACATCGATCATCCAGATAGACCCCGGGAGCTCTCAGGAATTCGACGTCGATTATTTCACGATTGTCCGGCAACGAAGAGGGCTTTTCGAGACTGATGCAGCTCTCCTCAACAACAATGTGACAAATGCATATGTGCAACAACATTCCACCACTGCAGGGAGTTCAAGTTTCTTCAAGGATTTTGCTACTTCAATGGTGAAGATGGGGAAGATTGGTGTTCTAACGGGCAATGCTGGGCAAATTAGGAGGATTTGCTCTGCTATTAATTGA